The DNA segment ACCGCGGTCGCCGAACGCTTAACCTCGCGCATACCGAAACGGGGGACGAATGGCGGCCACCGACGCCGAGACGATCGACCGACCACTGATCGACGCAGACGTCCTCCAGCGGCGGCGCTACCAGCTCGAACTCGCCGAGACGGCGATGGACAACCACACGCTGGTCTGTCTGCCGACTGGACTGGGCAAGACGACCGTCTCGCTGCTGGTGACGGCCCAGCGCCTCCAGGAGGTCGGCGGGACGGCGCTGTTGCTGGCCCCGACCAAGCCGCTGGTCTCCCAGCACGCCGAATTCTACCGGGAAGCCCTGACAGTCCCCGACGAGGAGATCGTCGTCTTCACCGGCGAGGTCCGGCCCGACGACCGCGCGGAGTTGTTCGAGGACGCGCAGGTCGTCATCGCGACGCCGCAAGTCGTCGAGAACGACCTCGTGGGCAACCGCATCTCGCTGTCCGAGGTGACCCACGTCACCTTCGACGAGTGTCATCGCGCGACAGGCGATTACGCCTACACCTATATCGCCGAGCGCTACCACGAACAGGCCGAGCAGCCCCTGGCGACCGGAATGAGCGCCTCGCCCGGCGACGACGAGGAGTCGATCCTGACGGTCTGTGAGAACCTCGGGATCCGCGAGGTCGCGGTGATGACCGACGAGGATGCGGACGTCGCCGAGTACACCCACCGGACCGACGTCGACTGGAAGCGCGTCGAGTTGCCCGAGACGGTCATCGAGATCCGCGACGCCATCCAGGAAGTCATCAAAGAGCGGTTGACCGAGCTGAAAGAGCTCGGCGTCACGAACAAGACCCAGCCGGACATGTCCGAGCGGGACATCCACGAGATCCAGGGTAAGCTCCAGGAGCTGATGAACAACGACCAGAGCGAGGGCTACCAGGGGATGAGTCTGCTCGCGGAGGTCCGGAAGTTGCGGACCGCAGTCACCTACGCCGAGACCCAGAGCGTCGAGTCCCTGCGGCGGTACTTCGAGCGCCAGCGCAACGCCGCCCGGGCCTCGGGCTCCTCGAAGGCCAGCCAGCGACTGGTCAGCGAGCCCAAGATCCGGGATGCGATGCGCAAGGCCGAGGACTTCGAGGATCTGCACCCCAAGTTCCGCCAGACGCGGATGCTGCTCGCGGAGACACTGGGCATCGAGAACGGCGAGCGGGTCATCGTCTTCACCGAGTCCCGCGACACCGCCGAGACGCTGACGGACTTCCTCGCCGGGCACTTCGAGACCGAGAAGTTCGTCGGCCAGAGCGACACCGACGGCAGCGACGGGATGACCCAGACCGAACAGCAGGAGACTCTCGATCGGTTCCGAGCCGGCGAGTTCGAGGTGCTGGTCTCGACCTCCGTCGCCGAGGAGGGCCTGGATGTCCCCGAGGTGGATCTGGTACTGTTCTACGAGCCGGTGCCGACGGCGATCCGCTCGATCCAGCGCAAGGGCCGGACCGGCCGCCAGACCGAGGGGCGGGTCGTCGTCCTCATCGCCGAGGACACCCGCGACGAGGCGTACTTTTGGAAGGCCCGACAGGACGAAAAGCGGATGTACGAGGAACTGGAGGCGCTGAAATCGATGCAGGGGGAGATCGAGGCCGAACTCTCCCAGGCGAGCGTTTCGGAGTTCGAGACGGGAGCGGACGACCGCAGGGAGTCCGCTGAAAACGCGATCGGTGAAGCCGGGAGAGTGGAGGACGACCGCAGGGAGTCCTCCGGGCACGCGAGCGGTGGAGCCGCGAGCGGGGCGGACGACCGTAAGGAGTCGGACGCCGAACACGCAAGCAGCGATTCCGGGGACGCGTCCCCTGATATCGAAGCGTCCAGTGGCGACGAGCAGGTCAGCGGCGACGACTCGGAGGGAGAGGGCCAGACCGGACTGGACGCCTTCGCGGACCCGACCGAGAGCGGGGACGGCGCGAGCACGGACACCGAAAGTCCGGGCCCCAGCGGGAGCAGTCCCGAGACCGACGCCGACCCGGAAGACACCGTCGCGGAGGCCGGGGCCGACACCGACGGGGAAAGCGTCGAAGTCGTCGTCGACCAGCGGGAACTGGATTCGACGATCGCCCGGGACCTCTCGAAGCGGGAGGGGATCGAGACGCGTCTGGAGACCCTGGAGGTGGGCGACTACGTCTGCTCGGATCGGGTCGTCGTCGAGCGCAAGACAGTCAGCGACTTTCTGGACACCCTGACCGGCGGCGACCGGTCGCTGTTCGAGCAGGTCAAAGACGCCGCCCGCTATTACGATCGCCCGGTCGTACTCATCGAGGGGTCGGGCCTGTACGGCGAGCGAAACGTCCACCCGAACGCGATCCGCGGGGCGCTGGCGTCACTCGCGGTCGATTTCGGTGCGAGCGTCGTCCGGACCGACGACGAGGACGACACCGCGGCGATGCTGGAGGTGCTCGCCACCCGCGAGCAGGAGGAATCCGACCGGACCGTCAGTGCGCACGGCGAGAAGGCGGCCAAGACGCTTGCCGAACAGCAGGAGTACGTCGTCGCCTCGATCGCCGACGTCGGGCCGGTGACCGCCCAGTCGCTGCTCTCGGCGTTCGGCAGTGTCGAGAGCGTGCTAACTGCCGACAAGGAGACACTGCAGGAGGCCGAAGGCGTCGGCGAGGTGACCGCCGAGCGGATCCGCGAGGTCGTCGCCAGCGAGTACGCACCCTGAATCGCCTGCTTGGTCGATCATCTCGGCCCAATACGACCGTTGCCGACCGATGACAGTAGGCTTTTGACCCCAGGACGCACAGTTCGGGGTATGTTTGGAGGAGGCGGCGGCGGCGGTCTGAACCCACGGAAAATGCAGCAGATGATGGAACAGATGGGCATCGATATGGAGGACATCGATGCCGAGGAAGTGATCATTCGGACCGGCGAGGAGAAGCTGGTCTTCACAGACGCCGAGGTCCAGCTCATGGAGGCCCAGGGCCAGAAGACCTACCAGGTCGTCGGTGATCCCGAGTCCCAGCCCCTGGACGGCGGCGACAGCGCCGACGAGGCGAGCGCGGACGACGCTGGCGGCGCGTTCGACGCCCAGGACGTCGAGATCGTCGCTCAGCGTGGCGGCGTCAGCGAAGACGAGGCGCGTGAGGCCCTGGAAGCCAACGACGGCGACCTCGCGGCTGCGGTCGCTGATCTAGAGTGATCGCGACAGTTGTCCCGCGTGCCGGAAGCGACCGATACCGAACGGACGGACAGCGGTCGCAATGACCGTCCTGCTCGTCAGAGAGGACCGGGAGTACCTCGTCGAGCCCGGCGAGCGCCTGGAGACCGATCTCGGCATCATCGAGGTGCCCGACGACCCCGCCGCTGGCGACGTCGTCGAGTCACATCTCGGGGAGACGTTTCGGGTGCAGACGCTTCGCGGCCCCGACCTCTTCGAGCACTTCGAGCGCACGGGCGCGCCGATGATGCCCCGCGACATCGGGCTGGTGATCGGGCACACTGGCGTCGCCGCGGGTGACCGAGTGCTTGATGCCGGCACCGGAACGGGCGTGTTGGCGGCCTACCTCGGCCGAGTTGGGGCCGACGTGACGACCTACGAGCGCGACGCCGAGTTCGCCGAGGTCGCCCGAGAGAATATGGCGATGGCCGACGTGGCCGGTCAAGTCGACGTCAGGACGGGCGATCTGACCGACCACCTGGAGGAGCTCGCGGGCGAGGGCTTCGACGTGCTGACCCTCGACACGGAGGACGCCGCGGCGGTCGTCGAGCGTGCGCCGACGCTTTTGGTCCGGGGTGGCTTTCTCGCGGTGTACTCGCCGTTCGTCGAGTCGACCCGGGACGTCGTCGCGGCCGCTCGCGAGGTCGGACTGACGGAGATCGAGACGCTGGAGACGATCCAGCGGGAGATGGACTTCGACGATCGCGGATCGCGGCCATCGACGGCCGGCGTCGGCCACACCGGCTATCTGACGTTCGCGCGACGGCCGTAGCTCTCGGGAAAACGCACGGTTCTGGACGGTTCGACGGCCTGGATTAGCCAACTGTCCGGATCAATTCGAACAACTCCGAGCGGAAGCTGTCGGGATCAGTTTCCAGCTCGATCTCCAGTACGTCGCCGAGATCAGCCACAGGATAGGCACCGCCGGCGACGTAGAAAGTCCCGTCGTGACTCCAGACACCGACCCAGCCCTCGATCGGTAGCTCCTCGGCCACGTCGCGACAGGCGATCGGATCACGGCCACGGTAGCCGGTCAGGCTCGCGCGCTCGCCCGTTCGGATCCGGAGTTCGGTACGGCGAGTCTGATCGAGATCGGTAAATCCACGGTCGCGCAGCCGGTCGGCGAACCCGTTTCGGACGCGCGAGCGGACGATCCGGGCGACCATCGACGGGATCGACCCCGGCGGCGACGGGGAGAGCCCGAGCCGCGTCGCGAAGAAAAACCGCCAGGGCCGATCACACTCGGACAGGTCGGCGACGCGCTCGCGCAGCCGTTCGTCACCGTAGACGACGGTGTGGCCGTGGACAGTGACGACCGGGAGGCGGGCGAGCACGCGCTGCTCGGATTCGATGCGGTCCCAGCCCTGCTCGCGGAGGCGTTCGGCCGGGAGAGTCGGTTCGGGAACAGTCACGTCAGTGATCGTCCTCGCGCCACTTGTGCCCGCATTCGGTGCAGGTCAAAAACCGGGTTTCGGACTCGTCGGCCGCGCGGATCTGCTTCATCTCCCAGAACGCGCGGTCGTTGTCACACTCCGGACAGTGAGCCTCCGTCGTCGGCCGCATGTCTTCGGAACTGACCTCCGAGGTGTCGACGACCTCGCTCTTTTCCTGGCCCTGGGTCGTGACCGACTGTCGATCGGCCGCCTCGTCACGGGACTTTTCCGCGCCGCAGTTCGAGCAGACCCACACGTCACCCTCAGTTTTCATCATCGATCCGCATTCGTCGCAAAATTCCATATCGACGGGTTTAGCCGCTTATCTACTTAAGTACCGTGTTTCGGGTACCGATATCGCGCGAGTGGGAAAATGTCAACGGCAACGACCGTGGGATTTCTTGCTATGCGGGCCACAGCGAGAACGATCCGGTGATCGCCGTCGGGACTGCGAGCGGGGATCTGCGCTGGATCCCTGCTCTCGTTCGTCTGCCGTCTCGGTCTGCCCTCCGGACGCAGTCGTCTCGCCGGCCTGTACCGTGCTCGCAGGCTGGGTCGTATCCGATGATCCGCCGCTGTCGAAACCGGCGTCGGCCGACTCGGTCTCGATGAGCGTTTCCAGCCGCCGTTCGAACTCCAACTCGTCGATTTCGCCGGTCGCGTACTGCTGTTTGAGCGTCTCCATCGCGTCGTCTTCGCTGCCACTGTCAGCGCTCGACAGACCGCTGTCACCGGAGGAGAGCCAGAGCGCACCGGCACCGACGAGAGCCGCGACGACCACCCAGTAGGCGTCCCCCGTCACTGCGACGGCGGCGATCCCGCCGACGAGCACGAGCAAGGCGAGAAACCGGACGTGTCCCGTCGAAGCCGATTGAATTGTCTTATTCACACACGACTGTAACGACTGCGGCGGCAAAATGTCTGTGATCCGGTCGCTACGTCACGGCGGCGGATATCAGACGTTCGAGTCCCAGTGCTCACAGGGCTCCATGTCGTCCATGTAGCGGCCGTCGTGTCCGCAATAGGGGGCGATGCCATCGTCGGTACGGACGTAGCTGAAGTGCTCGCAATTGCCACAATACTGGTCAGGCCGTCCGCGGACAGTGACCGAATCCAGGAACGCGCCGTCGTCCGCCGTGGTGGCGCCGGCACCGTCGCTGGCGGGCCGGGTCGCGTCCGCCCGGTTGGTCTGGGTCTCGACCTCGCCGTCGGGCGTCGATCCGAAAAAGCCGATGCCGCCGAGTCCCTGCTGCGGCGTCGACTCCTCGATCAGGCGGATGCGGCCCTCCTCGGTGACTTCCATGCGGGCGGTCCCGCCGGGCGTCTTGCGCGTCTCGAAGGTCGCGACCGCGAGGAACAGACACCAGGCGGTCGTGAGGAGGCCGGCGACGTAGACGACCGTCGTCGCGAGGGTCAACCCGGGACTGGGGTCGGCCGCACCGAGCCACTGCTCGGGGTAAGCAGCCGTAAACAGCGCGACGCCGAAGACGGCCACGCTCGCGCCGATAACTGCCGTCGCACGCGTCGATCGGCCGGCCGGGAGGACGGTGAAACCACCGAGCATTGCGGCGGGAGCACCAATCCCAGCGAGGATCCCCGCGATCTCGCGGGACTCGAAGGTGTCGAGTCCGAGGAGATCACTCAGGCCCGTCGTCGCGACGAGGATTCCGCCGACGACGAGCGCCGCCCCCACGGCAAACAGCGCTACGCCGAAATACAGCCGCTGGGAGTCCACGGCCGCCGTCCGGTCCTCGTACACCTCCGTGAGGCTGGTCATGCGGGGCTGTACGCCAACCAGCATCAAAACTACCCGTCAGACGCGCGGCAGACGCGCGCCGCACCCGGTCGCACCGCCACAGCTGTCCCGCTGCGTGGGACGGGGTCGCATACCGACTCCGAAAGCTCTAATCGCCACGGGCTGAAACGGAGGGGTATGAGCGACGACGAGGCGGACGAACCCGCGGTCGAGCTCGGCGAGGGCCGAGATCTCGAGGGCGTCCCGATCGCACAGGTCTCGGCGCGGCTGATGTGGGGCATCGAGAAGAGCGACGTCCGGCGTCGCGAGGGCGACACCGTGATCCGAACGCCGGACGGTCCGCGCGAACTCGGCGACGTCCTCGATGAGATCGATCGGACGTACTTCGACCGACGCCAGACATTCGAATCGGCCGTCCGTGACGTGATCGGACACGGCCCCGTCCCGACCGAATGACAGCACCGGGCGACCGGAGAACGACGCGTCTAACTCACCCGGGGCCGTCCGTCCGGGCATGCTACACTTCGTGACGGGCAACGCCGGGAAGGTCAGGGAAGCCCAGTCGCTGCTGGACGCGGACGTATCGCAGTTCGACTTCGACTACACCGAGATACAGAGCCCCGAGTTGGAGGCGATCGCCGCTCGCGGGGCTCGGGAGGCCTACCGGGAGGTCGGCGAACCGGTGTTCGTCGACGACTCCGGCCTGTTCGTGGACGCGCTCGACGGGTTTCCGGGGCCGTATTCGGCATACGTCGAGGGCACCGTCGGGATCGAGCGCGTGTGGCGTCTGGTCGAACCCGAGGACGACCACGGGGCCGCATTCCGGGCGGTCGTCGCGTACTGTGACGGAACCGACGAGGTGCGAACATTCGAGGGACGGGTGACCGGCGAGATCGTCGCGCCGCGTGGTGACGGCGGGTTCGGCTACGACCCGATCTTCGAACACGACGGCCGGACCTTCGCGGAGATGGACCCCGAGGCGAAAAACGCCGTCTCCCATCGCGGCCGGGCGCTCGAGACGTTCGCCGAGTGGTACGATACCCGGTAGCGATCGGAGCGAGCATCTGTCGTCGATGGGTAGCTCACCGTTCCGTGGCTGGTTTTTTCTCTCGTGGCCGCCCAGAGTCGGACATGCGCGTCAGCGTCATCGGCGGCAGCAGCGTCGGCGAACAGCACTACGATCTCGCCCGCGACGTCGGCCGACTGCTGGGCAAGCGCGGCCACGAGGTCGTCTGTGGCGGACTCGGCGGGGTCATGGAGGGGGTCTGTCGCGGTGCGATCGAGACGGGCGGTCACACGATCGGCGTGCTCCCCGGCGAGGACCGGGCCGCGGCCAACGAATACGTCGAGACCGCGGTCGCCACGGGGCTGGGCAACGCCCGCAACGCGCTGGTCGTCCTGAATAGCGACGGAGCCATCGCGATCGACGGCTCGACCGGCACGCTCTCGGAGATTGCCCTCGCGCTGGACCGCGGGCTGGCGGTGGCCGGCCTGGATACCTACGATATCGAGGGCGTCGAAGCCGTCGAGACGCCCGAAAAGGCGATCGAGCACGTCGAACGCGAGGCCGGGCACCGGTACGAGTCCGAGCGATAGGACGAGTGCGGGCGACAGTAGCTTCTTGGCGCTGGGGGGCCCAGATCCGGTATGGTCGTCGACCGAGACGAAGCCGTATCACTCGACGAGCGCGACGGCGAGGATGACGAGGATCCCTCGCTGCTCGATCGGGTCAAAAGCTACTACCGCAAGGTGTTCTCGCCCGCGCGATACTGACTCGCCGAGTGCCACCGGTGACGCGGCCTTGCCCGCGCAGTATCGAGGCCCGCGAGGAACTCCGCTACCTGCCGATCCGGACAGTTAGAACACGAACCGTTCGAGGAGCCGCCGTCCGAGCGGCGGCCGCCGGGTGGCCTGCGGGTAGACGGTGACGGTCGTCGCACTCGTGGGGGGCGTCGGCGGGCTATCGTCGAGCAGTACGTGGCGGATCCGGTGATCGGCCCCGTCGTGGATGACCAGGTCGGGCGACGAGTCCCGGCCGCCGTCGGGGCGGACGGCCCTGGATCGGACGGGAACCGAGAGCATCCCCGAGAGCTCCGCTTCGAGGTCGGCGATCGTCTCCTCGTGGCGGTCGGTTCTGTCGCGTCCGGCCGGATACCACAGCGAGAGAGTCCCGTCGTTTGCTGTCACGAGCGTCTCCGCGAGTGTGACAGATCGGGGCCCGTACGGCGTGCCGTCCCCCGAGAGCACGACGTGTCCAGGACTGTCATAGCCGAGGTTGTCCACCAGCAGGACGTCACAGGGGGCGTGCCTGACGACCCAATCGACGGGGTCGCCGAACAGCCGCGAGCGGAGCCGGAGGGGTTCGTGTTCGGCGAGGATCGTCTCGACGTCGTGCTCCTCGGCGACGTTGACGATCGCGTGTTTCGTGTCGTGGCTGACGATCTCCTCGGCGTCGATCGTGACTCCGGACTCCGCGGCGAACTCGCTGGTCCGCCGCTCGAAGGAGCGATCGGCCGACGACTGGACAGTGACCTCGTCAGTGAGCGGGGCCTGATCGGGAATCTCCTCGAAGCGGACGGCGATCACGCGGCCGTCGTTCGGACGGGCGATGTCGGCGGCCATCGAGAGGAGCGAGCGCTCGCGTTCGGCCCCGAGATCTTTCGTCAGCGCGACGAGCACGTCGTGTGACCCCGTGAGGGAGTCGGATTCGATGTCCGCGATCGCGTCCCGGCCGACGCGCCGTCGGATCGCATCGCGCGCGACACCTTCCCGGCGGACGCGGGGCCGGACGTAGATCGCGTACCAGACGATGCTGGCGAGCGTGATGAGGGCCGCACCGGCGAGTGCGATCACCCCCATCTGGGTCAACAGCAGCACGCCCGTGACGGCGCCGAAGATCTGCATCCAGGGGTACAGCGGCGAGGTGAACGCGGGCTCGTACTCGGCGCTGCCCTGGCGGAACGCGACGACGGCGACGTTGATCAGCGCGAACACCATGATCTGGAAGGCGCTGGCGAGTTTCGCGATCTCGAGGATCGGAACGAACGCGATCAGCACCAGCATGACCGCCCCTGTGAGCGTGATCGACGTGACTGGCGTCCCGAACCGGTCGCTGACGGTGGATAGAGACGGGGGTGCCAGCTTGTCGCGGCTCATCGCGAAGGGGTACCGCGATGAGGAGAGCACGCCGGCGTTAGCCGTCGAGATCAGTGCGAGAACGGCCGCGACGATGACGACGACGACCCCGGCCTGTCCGAGCGTCGCCTCGGCAGCGACGGCGACCGGCGTCAGCGAACCGGCGATGGCCCCGGGATCAGTGATCCCGACCATCACGGCGACGATGGCCACGTACAGAAGCGTCGTGAACGTGAGCGATCCGAGGATGCCGACGGGGATGTTCCGGTCGGGGTTTTCGACCTCCTCGGCGACGCTGGCGACCTTCGTGACCCCGGCGTAGGAGACGAACACCAGCCCGGTCGCGGCCAGCAAGCCGCCGACGCCGTCGGCGAAGAAGTTCGCGTAGTTGGCCGACTGGACGCTGGGGGCGCTCCCGGCGGCGAACCAGCCCAGCGCCGCCAGCATGACGACGACGATCCCGACCTGGAGCCGGCCGGTCTGTTTCGCCCCGAGGAGGTTGACCAGAATGAGCACTGTCGCCAGCCCGAGCGCGACCGGCTTCAGCGGGAGGTCGAAAATCAGCAGCAGGTACGGGACACCACCGACCAGCGCCAGCGCACCCTTGAATGACAGCGAGAACCACGTCCCGACGCCGGCGAT comes from the Halapricum desulfuricans genome and includes:
- a CDS encoding DEAD/DEAH box helicase translates to MAATDAETIDRPLIDADVLQRRRYQLELAETAMDNHTLVCLPTGLGKTTVSLLVTAQRLQEVGGTALLLAPTKPLVSQHAEFYREALTVPDEEIVVFTGEVRPDDRAELFEDAQVVIATPQVVENDLVGNRISLSEVTHVTFDECHRATGDYAYTYIAERYHEQAEQPLATGMSASPGDDEESILTVCENLGIREVAVMTDEDADVAEYTHRTDVDWKRVELPETVIEIRDAIQEVIKERLTELKELGVTNKTQPDMSERDIHEIQGKLQELMNNDQSEGYQGMSLLAEVRKLRTAVTYAETQSVESLRRYFERQRNAARASGSSKASQRLVSEPKIRDAMRKAEDFEDLHPKFRQTRMLLAETLGIENGERVIVFTESRDTAETLTDFLAGHFETEKFVGQSDTDGSDGMTQTEQQETLDRFRAGEFEVLVSTSVAEEGLDVPEVDLVLFYEPVPTAIRSIQRKGRTGRQTEGRVVVLIAEDTRDEAYFWKARQDEKRMYEELEALKSMQGEIEAELSQASVSEFETGADDRRESAENAIGEAGRVEDDRRESSGHASGGAASGADDRKESDAEHASSDSGDASPDIEASSGDEQVSGDDSEGEGQTGLDAFADPTESGDGASTDTESPGPSGSSPETDADPEDTVAEAGADTDGESVEVVVDQRELDSTIARDLSKREGIETRLETLEVGDYVCSDRVVVERKTVSDFLDTLTGGDRSLFEQVKDAARYYDRPVVLIEGSGLYGERNVHPNAIRGALASLAVDFGASVVRTDDEDDTAAMLEVLATREQEESDRTVSAHGEKAAKTLAEQQEYVVASIADVGPVTAQSLLSAFGSVESVLTADKETLQEAEGVGEVTAERIREVVASEYAP
- a CDS encoding nascent polypeptide-associated complex protein, with translation MFGGGGGGGLNPRKMQQMMEQMGIDMEDIDAEEVIIRTGEEKLVFTDAEVQLMEAQGQKTYQVVGDPESQPLDGGDSADEASADDAGGAFDAQDVEIVAQRGGVSEDEAREALEANDGDLAAAVADLE
- a CDS encoding methyltransferase domain-containing protein, producing MTVLLVREDREYLVEPGERLETDLGIIEVPDDPAAGDVVESHLGETFRVQTLRGPDLFEHFERTGAPMMPRDIGLVIGHTGVAAGDRVLDAGTGTGVLAAYLGRVGADVTTYERDAEFAEVARENMAMADVAGQVDVRTGDLTDHLEELAGEGFDVLTLDTEDAAAVVERAPTLLVRGGFLAVYSPFVESTRDVVAAAREVGLTEIETLETIQREMDFDDRGSRPSTAGVGHTGYLTFARRP
- a CDS encoding transcription factor S, which codes for MEFCDECGSMMKTEGDVWVCSNCGAEKSRDEAADRQSVTTQGQEKSEVVDTSEVSSEDMRPTTEAHCPECDNDRAFWEMKQIRAADESETRFLTCTECGHKWREDDH
- a CDS encoding SHOCT domain-containing protein → MNKTIQSASTGHVRFLALLVLVGGIAAVAVTGDAYWVVVAALVGAGALWLSSGDSGLSSADSGSEDDAMETLKQQYATGEIDELEFERRLETLIETESADAGFDSGGSSDTTQPASTVQAGETTASGGQTETADEREQGSSADPRSQSRRRSPDRSRCGPHSKKSHGRCR
- a CDS encoding DUF7139 domain-containing protein — translated: MTSLTEVYEDRTAAVDSQRLYFGVALFAVGAALVVGGILVATTGLSDLLGLDTFESREIAGILAGIGAPAAMLGGFTVLPAGRSTRATAVIGASVAVFGVALFTAAYPEQWLGAADPSPGLTLATTVVYVAGLLTTAWCLFLAVATFETRKTPGGTARMEVTEEGRIRLIEESTPQQGLGGIGFFGSTPDGEVETQTNRADATRPASDGAGATTADDGAFLDSVTVRGRPDQYCGNCEHFSYVRTDDGIAPYCGHDGRYMDDMEPCEHWDSNV
- a CDS encoding DUF5789 family protein, with product MSDDEADEPAVELGEGRDLEGVPIAQVSARLMWGIEKSDVRRREGDTVIRTPDGPRELGDVLDEIDRTYFDRRQTFESAVRDVIGHGPVPTE
- a CDS encoding XTP/dITP diphosphatase, whose product is MLHFVTGNAGKVREAQSLLDADVSQFDFDYTEIQSPELEAIAARGAREAYREVGEPVFVDDSGLFVDALDGFPGPYSAYVEGTVGIERVWRLVEPEDDHGAAFRAVVAYCDGTDEVRTFEGRVTGEIVAPRGDGGFGYDPIFEHDGRTFAEMDPEAKNAVSHRGRALETFAEWYDTR
- a CDS encoding TIGR00725 family protein, coding for MRVSVIGGSSVGEQHYDLARDVGRLLGKRGHEVVCGGLGGVMEGVCRGAIETGGHTIGVLPGEDRAAANEYVETAVATGLGNARNALVVLNSDGAIAIDGSTGTLSEIALALDRGLAVAGLDTYDIEGVEAVETPEKAIEHVEREAGHRYESER
- a CDS encoding amino acid permease, with product MKELERDLGLPSVLAISIGAMIGSGIFILPALALKIAGPAVILAYLLAGLLVVPAALSKSEMATAMPEAGGTYIYIERGMGPLLGTIAGVGTWFSLSFKGALALVGGVPYLLLIFDLPLKPVALGLATVLILVNLLGAKQTGRLQVGIVVVMLAALGWFAAGSAPSVQSANYANFFADGVGGLLAATGLVFVSYAGVTKVASVAEEVENPDRNIPVGILGSLTFTTLLYVAIVAVMVGITDPGAIAGSLTPVAVAAEATLGQAGVVVVIVAAVLALISTANAGVLSSSRYPFAMSRDKLAPPSLSTVSDRFGTPVTSITLTGAVMLVLIAFVPILEIAKLASAFQIMVFALINVAVVAFRQGSAEYEPAFTSPLYPWMQIFGAVTGVLLLTQMGVIALAGAALITLASIVWYAIYVRPRVRREGVARDAIRRRVGRDAIADIESDSLTGSHDVLVALTKDLGAERERSLLSMAADIARPNDGRVIAVRFEEIPDQAPLTDEVTVQSSADRSFERRTSEFAAESGVTIDAEEIVSHDTKHAIVNVAEEHDVETILAEHEPLRLRSRLFGDPVDWVVRHAPCDVLLVDNLGYDSPGHVVLSGDGTPYGPRSVTLAETLVTANDGTLSLWYPAGRDRTDRHEETIADLEAELSGMLSVPVRSRAVRPDGGRDSSPDLVIHDGADHRIRHVLLDDSPPTPPTSATTVTVYPQATRRPPLGRRLLERFVF